Proteins from a genomic interval of Streptomyces sp. Tu6071:
- a CDS encoding NAD-dependent epimerase/dehydratase family protein, translating into MTANTSANASATRLLVLGGTEFVGRATVEAGLARGWDVTVLNRGTKPVPEGARALVGDRTAPGGLAALEGGEWDLVVDTWSHGPRAVRDAAEALKERAGRYVYVSTCSVYTWPRAAGTGVGAPLVEGDPDAEARDYPSDKRGGELAVARAFGEERALFARAGLILGPYENVGRLPWWLLRMRRGGEVLAPGPRELPLAYIDARDLAAWLLDAGAAGHAGAFDLVSPSGHTTMGEFLETCRAVTGSDAVLRWAAPEQVEAAGIEPWTELPVWCPPGEMHGAMHTADVTPTLEAGLRCRPVAETVADTWAWVSGEGGETMPPRTNPRSALGLDAAKEAEALAGLGAVRG; encoded by the coding sequence ATGACAGCGAACACATCAGCGAACGCGTCGGCGACACGGCTGCTCGTCCTGGGCGGGACCGAGTTCGTCGGGCGCGCGACGGTCGAGGCGGGGCTCGCGCGCGGCTGGGACGTGACCGTGCTCAACCGGGGCACGAAGCCCGTGCCGGAGGGCGCCCGCGCGCTCGTCGGCGACCGCACGGCGCCGGGCGGCCTCGCGGCGCTCGAAGGCGGCGAGTGGGACCTCGTCGTGGACACGTGGTCGCACGGGCCGCGGGCGGTGCGGGACGCGGCCGAGGCGCTCAAGGAGCGGGCCGGGCGGTACGTCTACGTGTCGACGTGCTCCGTGTACACGTGGCCGCGCGCGGCGGGGACGGGCGTCGGGGCGCCGCTCGTCGAGGGCGACCCGGACGCGGAGGCGCGCGACTACCCGAGCGACAAGCGGGGCGGTGAACTCGCCGTCGCGCGCGCCTTCGGCGAGGAGCGCGCGCTCTTCGCGCGGGCGGGGCTCATCCTCGGCCCGTACGAGAACGTGGGGCGGCTGCCGTGGTGGCTGCTGCGGATGCGGCGCGGCGGCGAGGTGCTCGCCCCGGGGCCGCGCGAGCTGCCGCTCGCGTACATCGACGCGCGGGACCTCGCGGCGTGGCTCCTCGACGCGGGCGCGGCGGGGCACGCGGGGGCCTTCGACCTGGTCAGTCCCTCGGGACACACGACGATGGGCGAGTTCCTGGAGACCTGCCGCGCGGTGACCGGCTCGGACGCGGTGCTGCGCTGGGCGGCCCCGGAGCAGGTGGAGGCGGCGGGGATCGAGCCGTGGACGGAGCTGCCGGTGTGGTGCCCGCCCGGCGAGATGCACGGGGCGATGCACACGGCGGACGTGACCCCGACGCTTGAGGCGGGACTGCGGTGCAGGCCGGTGGCGGAGACGGTCGCGGACACGTGGGCGTGGGTGTCGGGCGAGGGCGGGGAGACGATGCCGCCGCGGACGAACCCGCGATCGGCGCTGGGGCTGGACGCG
- a CDS encoding winged helix-turn-helix domain-containing protein, with product MANHPSLSAAPLTRPVSPASPPRHRLRAVEAGEPAPAPEVALPAGATWLPVPPHTLPALPGNPPMVGYLVLVPADQQPPFAEAAAPAVSAVPEPAPAPRAEAVRVDAHRRTAEVDGRPLDLTYLEFELLAHLVAHPHRVHTRDQLVTTVWGYGHVGDGRTVDVHIARLRRKLGSAYRHSIQTVRRVGYKYTPPLG from the coding sequence ATGGCGAACCACCCTTCCCTCTCCGCCGCCCCGCTCACCCGGCCCGTGAGCCCGGCGAGCCCCCCGCGGCACCGGCTGCGGGCCGTCGAGGCGGGCGAGCCCGCGCCCGCCCCCGAGGTCGCGCTGCCCGCCGGGGCGACCTGGCTCCCCGTGCCGCCGCACACGCTGCCCGCGCTGCCGGGCAACCCGCCGATGGTCGGGTACCTCGTGCTCGTACCGGCCGATCAGCAGCCGCCGTTCGCGGAGGCCGCCGCGCCCGCCGTGAGCGCCGTGCCGGAGCCCGCGCCCGCGCCCCGCGCCGAGGCCGTACGGGTCGACGCGCACCGCAGGACCGCCGAGGTCGACGGCCGCCCGCTGGACCTCACGTACCTGGAGTTCGAACTCCTCGCGCACCTCGTCGCACACCCCCACCGGGTGCACACGCGCGACCAGTTGGTGACGACGGTGTGGGGCTACGGGCACGTCGGCGACGGGCGGACCGTGGACGTGCACATCGCGCGGCTGCGCCGCAAGCTCGGCAGCGCGTACCGGCACAGCATCCAGACGGTGCGGCGGGTCGGCTACAAGTACACGCCGCCGCTGGGCTGA